The Streptomyces tubercidicus DNA segment AGACCGAGGGGATCATCCTCTCCGAGATGTGGGGCTTCGGCGGCGAGCGCCCGTGGAGCGAGGTGTCCACCGCTCTGGAGCCACTCCTCGATCATCCGGATGACGGCGGTGACGACCTCTCGCCTGCCGAGTGCGCGTCAATGATGGTCCGACTGGGAGCGATCACCGACCAGTGGGCACGGGAGGGCAGCGACCGGTTCCTCCAGCAGCACATCGAGGATGCCCGCCAGCTTGCGGGCGTCATGCGGCTCTGCATAGAGAAAGGCGTCCCGCTGGCCTTCCTCTAAACCCCACCGACCCAGGAGGGCACCGTGCCCAGCCAGGGCGGGCGGGGTCGGCCGTCGCCGTTGAGCGCAACGCCGACTTCACCTCAGGCGCGGTGCGCTACGTCGGTGAGGTGGCGCACCGCTCCGTGCCGTCACGCTGGGGTTATCAGGATCGCGGAGAGGACCATCCGAGCCCCTACAACCGTATTCCGGTACTGCGCTCCAACACTCCCCTCGACTTCATGACGGCCGTAGCACCGGAATTCAGCTTGCGGTTGCTGGCCCGGGACAGGGAACCCGGCATCCTCCGGAAGTTCGTTAACCCGCTTCTGAGAGCTGTCGAGGAGGCCCGGGATGCTGGCTGCTAGCGTGCCCGGGGCGGACCCACGCCACCCGGGAGCCGGGCCGAGACGACGGAGGCCGCCATGCGACGGCGGCCTCCGATCCAGAACCCCATCGGTGTGCGTTCGACGCCCGCGGTGGCATGTCGAACCGCGCCCTGCGGCGCAAGTACGGGGTGGGCTTCTGGACAGGGAAGGCGGCGATGGCCTCGGTGTGGCCGGAGCCGCGGAAGAAGTCCCCGCCGCGCAGGACGCGGCTGGACCTGTTGCTGCAACTGCCGAACCCTAAATGGGCTGGGCCGCCGGTGGCGGCCCAGCCCTTGAGACCTTGGGTTCTCAGCGGCTAGTGCAGTCCATCAGGCGGCGGTGGACTCAGCAGCTGTTGGTGGGCGCGGGCTCGCCATCGATGGGAAAGGTCACGTTCCCGCTGTACACCCAGGCTCTCCAGTCGGAGGAGTAGTACCAGAGGTTCCCGTAGTCGTTGTAGAAGCGGCAGCTGGCGCCCGACCAACCTGGGGTTGGTGTCGGGTATCCCCGGCACTCCGCGTACGGCCCAGTACGGAAGTAGGTACCAGCCTTGTAGTGCATGCTCTGGGTTGCTGGTACGTCGTCGCCATAAGAGCCGCACCGAGCCGCTGCCCCCTGGCGTGTGGAAGTAGGTGCTGCGGATGCAACGGTGATCGAGGCGGTGAAGGTGAGGCCGACAGCGAGAGCCGCAGCGGACAAAGAGCTGGATAAGCGCATGAATACCTCTCTCGTCTACAGCAGGACGGTCGGGCAGGTAGGGGATCGCGGTCCCATGCGGGGGCCCCGGCCAGGAACGGACCCGTCGCGAGCGAGGCGTCGGTGCGCGACGCACCCTCTGCACGCTTCGCGGCCGCGACAGATCTGCGCAGCAGCGCCGCCCTCGTGATCGCTCCTCCTGGAAAGGCCGAACGACGTCAGGCGACATCGAGCATGCCCGTCAAGCCAGTGATGTTGAAACGTGGCCTTGAAACATCATGTTCACCTCAATGGCCTGACATGGCTAGGCACATGGGCTCACATCGACTGGAAATAGGGCAAGAGTGGCCATCGGAATGCCCTTGACGAGCCGAACACCCATCTGGCCCCAGGGGCAGGGAAACAGACGGCTACTCGTCGTCCGCCCATGCCCGGCCCGAAGGCGGCCGCCATGCGGCGGGCCTGCCGGTTCCAGGCCACCGAGGATGAACGCCAGGGCAAGAACCGGTGATGCCCGTGGCATCGCACCCCCGCACGCGGTGCAGGTGTTGATGCCTCATCCCAACGGGGCGCTCAACTCCATGGAACGCAAAGCCGCCGTAAGGGCTGGTCCATCGCCGACATCGAGGGCTGTATCTGTCAGCTTGATGACGTGTTCATCGCTGTGCGCCAAGGCCCGTTCAAAAACGAGCAATGCTCCTGACTTGTGGATCAGCTCCTCGGGGAGCGTGCGAAGGGCGTACCTTCCCGAGTGAGTGATCGTCAAGTCACCGAGTAGGCCCGCGCTGCGAACGCGGGTCGGGAAGGCACGCCCATGCTCAGCGTAGTGAACGAGGACCAGCGGTGGAGGGGTAGTTGACTTGACCCGGAACTCCTGTGGTCGTGATCCAGCCCTGAGAGGGCTCACAACATGTCCAGCTGACCGTGGACGACGTCGTAGGGGCGGGTCGTCATCAGCCCTGAGAGGGCTCGCAACCTGAGCAGTACCGCCGCCTCGTCCCACCGTCCGGCGTCGTCATCAGTCCTGGAGGGCTCGCAACGACCAGGAAGCGGAGCTGCCGTGGGCGCGCTCACGGTCGCCATTGAGGGCTCAGCCCAATCTGCCGCCCGATCACATACAGTTATCCCAGCGGCTCCACCTACGGGCTCGGGGGCCTGGCGCTCGGGACGGCCAGCCGGTGGACGGCACCGTCCGGTGGGGAGAATCTGGGGAGTTTCACCAGCGTTGGGGAGCGCGTGGGGAGAATCGTCTGCGTAAATCGGGATGAAGCTGAAAGCCCCTGAAAGATGAATCTTCGCAGGTCAGCCGAATGCTGAGCCTCATACCCGCAGGTCAGGGAAGTTCGGTAGAAGACTTCAAGAAGATCTCCTCCTGGGCGGCGATCCTCTTCGCCCCCACCCTGGTCGGCACCATCTACGGCATGAACTTCGACAGCATGCCGGAGTTGCACTGGGTGTTCGGCTACCCCTTCGCCCTCGTTCTGATGGCAGTGGTGTGCACCAGTTTGTACTTCATCTTCAAGCGGCGGGACTGGCTCTGAGTAACCGTCGTGAGACGAGGTCCCGTGATGCAGTGCAGCCCAGATCGCAGGCGCCGGCGACGCATCCGAGACCGCTGGGGAGAATCTGGGGAGAATGAGCCGCGCTCCGGTCCCGGCCGTCCGGCAGGGCGCTCTCCTCCTGCTCGTCGGACGCTCGTGCGGATCCGTCTGTCAGCCTTCCCGGATGAAGCCTTCCCGCACCAGCCAGTCCTTCGCCACCTCGTGCGGGTCCTCCCCGTCCACGTCCACCCGCGCGTTCAGCCGCTGGCCCTCCGCCCCCGTCAGCCGCTTGGTGATCGGGGTGAGGAGGTCGGCGATGGCGGGGTACTTCCTCATGGTGGCGCTGTTCATCTCGGGTGCCGCGTTGTAGTTGGGGAAGAAGTGCCGGTCGTCCTCCAGCACCTTCAGCTTGAGTTCGGGAATGCGGCCGTCGGTGGTGGCCGCCACGCCGAGGGCGCAGGCCGCGCCCTCGGCGACCTGGGTGTAGACGACGCCGTCGTCCATCTTTTTGAAGTTCCCGCGCCGGAGGGCGAATCCGTACGTCTTCGCCACGCCCGGCAGGCCGTCCTCGCGCACCGAGAACTCGCTTCCGCCGCAGATCGTCGCCGCGCCCGGGTCTTTCTTCGTCAGACGTGCCACGTCGGAGAGTGTGCGCAGCCGGTACTTCCGCGCATTCGCCTGGTTCGCGACCAGCGCGTAGGTGTTGTTGAGCGGGGCGGCGGCCAGCCAGGTGATGCCGTTGCGGCGGTCCTCTTCGCGTACGGCCTTCCACTGCTCGTACGGGTCGATGACCCGCTTGGTGTGACCGAGGTAGGTGATCCAGGCCGTGCCTGTGTACTCGTACATCCCGTCCGCCGCACCGGACTTGACCGCCTCGCGGGCGCCGATCGAGCCCTGGATGTTCGTCCGGTCCAGGACTTCCGCGCCGGCCGCTTTGAAGACCAGCCCCATGATCTGGCCCAGGATGATCTGCTCGGTGAACTCTTTTGAGGTCACGGTCAGTTGGGCGCCCTCCAGCGGTCGCCCCTTCCCGATGGAGCCGGGCCGCACCGAGTCGGCCAGCGGGCTTCCGCTGGTCAGTCCGCAACCGCTCAGCCCCGCGGCGGCGAGCAGCAGGGCGCCCGCGGCCGCGACGGCCGT contains these protein-coding regions:
- a CDS encoding glycine betaine ABC transporter substrate-binding protein, with the translated sequence MRLAQARTAVAAAGALLLAAAGLSGCGLTSGSPLADSVRPGSIGKGRPLEGAQLTVTSKEFTEQIILGQIMGLVFKAAGAEVLDRTNIQGSIGAREAVKSGAADGMYEYTGTAWITYLGHTKRVIDPYEQWKAVREEDRRNGITWLAAAPLNNTYALVANQANARKYRLRTLSDVARLTKKDPGAATICGGSEFSVREDGLPGVAKTYGFALRRGNFKKMDDGVVYTQVAEGAACALGVAATTDGRIPELKLKVLEDDRHFFPNYNAAPEMNSATMRKYPAIADLLTPITKRLTGAEGQRLNARVDVDGEDPHEVAKDWLVREGFIREG